The genomic interval CCGAATCCAAAATTTCTGACATCTCTAGAGTATCAGATTGGATTGATAAATGGCGTAAACGCACCCTTTCACGTCGGTTGCAGGATTTATCAGTGCCTGATAAGCAAAGTGATTCATCCAAAGTGACAGCCATTGCTAACCTGTGAACCAAACTGTGCATCATGTAATCACCCTCGGAACTCTGTAACAATGATCTTTGTATGAGATGAATGAAATACTGATTCCCGGTATCCTCGATCCGTATTCCTGGTTGAGGTTGAATCAGGCCTTCGGCCATCCacatttgaattaaattatccTTGTTGAACTTGTGATCCTGAGGGACAATAGAACAGTATGAAAAACATTGCTTGATCTGCGGCGGCAGGCGCTGATAGCTCAGCCACAGAGCAGGAGGAATGCTGTGCAATTCTTGAGGTTTAGACTTCCAAATATCAGCATTCAAGATCATCTTCCAGTCATTAAAGTTGACATTAGAATATAAGACAGATCCAAGTAACCGGGCAGAGAGTGGAAGCCCCTCCAACTTTGCTGCAATCTTCATGCCAACTTCATCCAGCTGTGTGATATTCTGGTTGGATGCAGCAGCTTCGAGATTTGAACATTGTCTGAACAGAGACCAGCAGTCTCCAGGTGACAGGCCTTTCAAATGGTAGCTACTTGATGGCAATCTCATCTTATTAACGAACTCTTCATTCTCAGTGGTGATCAATATCTTGCTGCCAACTTGTGCAAGCTGCAACTTCTCCCACACCGCCTCCCATTCAATCTTTTCATTCTGCACATCATCCAAGATGAGCAGAAACCGCCCTGAAACCAATTGAGCATCAAAATCTTCTTGTGTTCTACTTTCAGCTGAAGACAAAATGGATGCTGATAGGCTCTCACTGTCATAGATTTTCGGATGCTGTAAGTGTAACCCACAGCTTAAGGTTGAAATAGCTTGTcacttccttgtcatcattaTAGACAATCCGTGCAAGAGTTGTCTTTCCTACACCCTCCCTGCCAACAATGGCTACGAGAGAAAGATACACCTGAGAAGATTCATCAGATTTCAACAACTGGACCAACTTCTCTTTATCTTCATCTCTCACAAACTCTCCTGAGTTTGGATTTGTGGCTTCTATTGATTCAACTTCATTACTCATGAGGCTGCTTGATTGTtgtagatgaagatgaagagaaaaagGCTTCTTTCTTATTAACTTTTGTACTCTCCTCCGGATGTCTTGGATCATGATGAGCTCTGTTTGTGTGGCAGGGTGTTCTTGGCCACAGTTGAAGATAAGACAGCAGCGCCGGTCTACCACCTCCATGCCATTGGCAT from Dioscorea cayenensis subsp. rotundata cultivar TDr96_F1 chromosome 7, TDr96_F1_v2_PseudoChromosome.rev07_lg8_w22 25.fasta, whole genome shotgun sequence carries:
- the LOC120265467 gene encoding disease resistance protein RGA2-like isoform X1 — translated: MAVVLAFLQALCQRLQSTIAASDQLPLGVVKELQRLLKAFLAIQETTLEAVDCSVLKDQEPEVDANGMEVVDRRCCLIFNCGQEHPATQTELIMIQDIRRRVQKLIRKKPFSLHLHLQQSSSLMSNEVESIEATNPNSGEFVRDEDKEKLVQLLKSDESSQVYLSLVAIVGREGVGKTTLARIVYNDDKEVTSYFNLKLWVTLTASENL
- the LOC120265467 gene encoding disease resistance protein RGA2-like isoform X2, which encodes MAVVLAFLQALCQRLQSTIAASDQLPLGVVKELQRLLKAFLAIQETTLEVDCSVLKDQEPEVDANGMEVVDRRCCLIFNCGQEHPATQTELIMIQDIRRRVQKLIRKKPFSLHLHLQQSSSLMSNEVESIEATNPNSGEFVRDEDKEKLVQLLKSDESSQVYLSLVAIVGREGVGKTTLARIVYNDDKEVTSYFNLKLWVTLTASENL